ATTACGGCAGGAATTATCGTAAGTTTCTGAAGGATAAACAGGTCAACTTATATATGAACATTCCGCTTGTCTTTGGCTAAAACTTCGTCATTTTGCCACAGTATATTGAACAAAGTGCAGTTAGGAATATCAACTCACTTTCCTCCGGGTGATTTAACGAACGCAAATGATAAGAATTTGTAGAAATAGGCATCTCTTGATAGTGTATtccttgtttttatttcattacTTGTTGTTTGTATTTGGGTTCAAAAATGTCTACTTAACGAAATCATTGGTGGTTGCTGTCGGTTCGCTGAAATGGCAAATTTTGACGATCTTAAAGAAAATTGCTAGGCTCCAGAATACCATGCAGGACGACTTTCAATCGACAAAAAAATGCAGTTTTGATGCCCAAGTTAAAACCGGCCAACGTCTGACTGAGTTGACATTCAAGTTCGCTTCAAACTTGAATGCAAATATCCCTTTGAAAGTTGTCACAACTGGCGCGGATACGATATCCTGTACCATGCAACTGTACCTGCCGATCAGTGCGACATGGTCACGTGTTGGAACTGGTCTGCAGGATCAAAAATGTTATTCGATTCAACTGTTGATGTTGAGTGAAAGGATAGACCCCTTACTCCCAGCTTCTGAGGAAAAGGGGAAAATTAGTTTTCGGTGATATCAGTTGCATACAGAGCATTGGATACTTTCTATAATTCTCTTCACCTACTGCACCCGCTGGTGAAAATGGCAAAACATCTTCTCCTCCGCTGCTCATTACAAGTATTGTAAGAAGTAAGCAAAAATCTGAAAAGCTCTTGTACGATCATAAAAAACTTATTCAGTGCTCTGCCACTCTCCCATATTTTAGTTATTGCAAGTAGTGATGataaataatggtaattgaactggattgcaatttggtctgaaatcatacgtgtgccTGATTTCAAAATGGAACGAGCCCACagcgcgagttcgatttgaaatcacaagtatgatttcagaccaaaattgcacgacacgaagttcaatgAACATTTTATTACATCCAATTAGAAatcatacaataattatttaatcgctaaaatacaggatGTTAGTCGGTACCAGTATTATGTTGATCTAGTTgggaaaaaaagttgaaaaattcGCCACTCAATGGcagtttctttcattttcctgcagtTTGATTAGTTACCTTGAACAAGCCTTGAAATGTGATtgactgttttgttttagtgttcctttctcattggctggggaaatggtgcgatttagagtgggaataaatcgcactgctgagagccaatcagattgcaaggattaccagtgatttctaaatggatgtaatatatcaaaaacgagtgcgagtgcttcatcggggtatccagacaccgagaaacagatgaaaggcTAGCCACCCCACTTTTGGTTCGTTTTTTTAAAGTCAACTACATTTTttgatttataaataaattaaatttacaatttGCAACGTTTATTATTTCAAATCCGGACAGCCTCTCCCTTCGCATAGGATGTGTTAAGGTACCACCCAAGTATCTGATTTCCTCCTTTACAGGTTGAATCTGAATATTTGTATAGGCTACATTAACCAGCCTGGCGAAAAGAGCAGTTTCCATTCATCGAAAGAGCATAGGCCCTTATCGATTGTCACGGTGCTAGCATAAGGCATGGAATAATTTGGAAAAATGAGCGTAGTTTTTGTACTTTTTATAGAAGTAGCACTGCTAGCATAATCGGCATATTtttatattgtatttttttaaaggtaACAGTAGAGTAGTTATTTGTGTTTTATCTCAGCAAGGGTGCAACTTTCATGTTTATTGAAAAGtggcataattttaaaaaacgagcTTTATAATTTGGAAGATTGGGTTTTATTTTCCAGACATAAACCAGCATGTCACTTTCAGCGAAAAAAGAGGATGAGAATAAAGGGGAACGAGAAAATAAGAATGTTGATACTCAGCAAGAAGCAACAGATCATCCTGCTCCTTCTATTTATGCAGTGGCAGCGACTCACTCGTTATCAAAAGACATCAAACAGAAATCAATGTATTTGATGAAAATCAAAAGAAGGCACGGAGACTGGGGACAGTTTTACTTGGCGCATGCGTGGTCTCCAGAGGACTTCCTGAGTGACATGGGGAGTAGTCGGCACGGCAGTGGAGTGGTCCAAGACAGCTCCTTGACTGATGACAGTTTAAACATGGCGCGGTTGTTCTGTATGGAGCCCGTGAGGATGTTTCAGGTGTGTAGTATATGCACCTGAGATTTTTACGCACTGAAAGTATGCAGAGAATTTGTTCTGTCGCTGACCATGATAGCCGGCAGCGACGACGCTAGAAAGCAATTTAATTATTAGTTTCATTTCAAGATCCGAATATGAATTCTCCTTTCTCACTGTCATACATTACTTGTTATGTCAGTTATGGGAATTTGGTGATATATCTAGACAAAAAACCTAGGCCCGGTTGttgaaaagccgattaacactgaTACCAGATTAAAAACACACCAAAGAATTTATTTCTGTAACCCCAAGttctgttcaacgctgatattcggcacaagtttacattaaaagaagtcaatcttgaaaaacaagaattcgCAATGTAAATATCCATCGTCGTTTCTCAAACTCTCTAATGTTTTAACACCACGGTAACAAAAGAATGGAGCAGTTCAGATCGGTAAGCCGGCCGTTTATTTCAGTACAGtctcaatagacctaatcgggtaactcaatgttgtacccaattcaaaccttgGAGCAAAATTCACAGTTAGTTGAAAAGACTCGAAAATGAGTTACTCGCTTGGGGTATCATGAtcgacaaaagaaaaaaatattttattttattatttcagTACAGtgtcaatagacctaatcgggtaactcaatgttgtacccaattcaaagcctttgggaataaaaccttttgttccaggtatttccatatcttttaaatatgaatgctacattattatcatgcaaatacaatgcacatagaatcttaatcccgggagatttgaattgggtacaacactgattTAGCCGATTAGGTATATTAAAGTGCAGTTTTATTTCCAGAACGTTCTTTAAGTGTGCTGCATCTAGTCCAAAAATCATCTTTTACTCcttagctttttcttttttcgatcGGTCTGTCGGTCCGTCTGCTTCACCCTCTCTCCATCCATCGACTCCTTTATTCattcatccatccatccatccatccatccattcattcatcaatcaattaatcaatcaatcaatcaattaatcaatcaatcaatcaatcaatcaatcaaattttATGACATTCGGTCGTCATGGACACTATTTCTGCTTGAAGCAGCTATCCACTTCCAGGAATATCCATTGTATTTTTTACGTGAGATGCCTAGAGCAACCCACGTTATAAAATGGGGGCCAATGTGGACTCCACGTCATGCATATGTCACAATCATTGTTATTTTCGCTTCCTGTTTGCCGCACGAAGAACGTTCACAGCCCATtgaaaaaattcttaaaatattcgcgcatcggtcgatttctctgaaattttaagggctgattgctaacgaatagagaacGATTTTTTATTATAACCAAAGAATCCTGTGTTTAGCATATGAACTCAACGGGAGAAAATGCGATAAAATGTGTTGTGTGCGTAACGGTTTTTCTCTGTTGaggttatgcaaatttttgacagaaaagtaattaaattacaaaagtAAACCTACTAAAAGGTTGTTTTGAAATCTTTATTTTAatcttttattttaaagaa
Above is a window of Montipora capricornis isolate CH-2021 chromosome 6, ASM3666992v2, whole genome shotgun sequence DNA encoding:
- the LOC138052512 gene encoding dynein light chain Tctex-type 5-like, with the protein product MSLSAKKEDENKGERENKNVDTQQEATDHPAPSIYAVAATHSLSKDIKQKSMYLMKIKRRHGDWGQFYLAHAWSPEDFLSDMGSSRHGSGVVQDSSLTDDSLNMARLFCMEPVRMFQEHRVEPIIQQVLETYLADQKYDPDYCKKISVQMSEEIKEQVKKLCYHRYK